The Polaribacter sp. KT25b genome contains the following window.
AAGATTAAGAATTATAAGCATTTTTAAAATGACTTGTGTCAGTACAAAGGCAATTATTCTTTTTGATCAAATAATAACTCAAAATTGTTAATTATAAGGAATCCTTATAGCTGCATCATTATTTTTGTTTAACATTTAATAATTAATGTTAAACATTTTTGTAGATTTGACTAAACTTTAGAACACAACACATAAAAAAAAAGAAAACTATTCTTTTTGTTAATAATATAAATAGAATCATTAATGCAATTAGATAGTATAGCAATTGACCGAATTATAGAAATGGCTTGGGAAGACAGGACAACTTTTGAAGCAATACAATTTCAATTTGGTTTAAAAGAACAAGATGTTATAGATTTAATGAGAAGAGAATTAAAGCTAAAAAGCTTTAAAAATTGGAGACAAAGAGTGCAAGAAAGAAAAACTAAACACGACAAACTAAGAGTATTTAAAAAAGGTAGATTTAAATGCTCAAGACAACGAACAATTACAAATAACTCTATATCAAAAAGATAAATCGTGCTTTGCTTATAAGTTTAGGGTACTTAAAGACAGCACATTAAAAAGACAATAAAATGATTACAGAAGTAACACTTAAAGAAAAAGAATTAGAGCAAAAGTTAAATGGATTTTCTTTTGAAGAAATTGGAGACGACCATTTATACACAGGTTTAGAAACCCCAATGAAACCAAACGCTTTTGCTATTTCTGATGAAGAAAAGAAAGAAAAAATAGCTTCCCTTTTTTCTGAAATTATGAATGTTATGGGTTTAGATTTAACTGATGATTCTCTACAAGGAACGCCTAAAAGAGTTGCAAAAATGTATATTGATGAAATTTTCTCTGGATTAAATCCTGCAAATAAACCAAAAGTTGCCTTGTTTGATAATAAGTATCAATACAACCAAATGTTGGTAGAAAAGAACATTTCTTTCTACTCAAATTGCGAGCATCACTTTGTGCCCATTATTGGTAAAGCACATGTTGCATATATTTCATCAGGAAAAATAATAGGTTTATCAAAATTAAATAGAATTGTACAATATTTTGCAAAAAGACCACAAGTACAAGAGCGTTTAACAAACCAAATTGCAGAAGAATTAAAAACAATTTTACAAACAGAAAACGTTGCTGTTATTATAGATGCTAAACATTTATGTGTGTCATCTAGAGGTATAAAAGACGACACATCATCTACAGTAACTTCATATTTTGGTGGCGATTTTAACTCATCAGAAAAAATAGCAGAATTACAAAACACTTTAAAATATTAAATAATGGATATAATTAAAAAAGCACTAGAGTTCGAGAATAGAAAAATGAGATTTCCTACAACTAGCGACAGAATTTTGGCTGCTAGAGAAGCAAAATCATTAATATTAAGTTTAAATGAGCTTTATAAAGAAAATAAAGACAAAAAAATAATGGACATCATGAAGCGTTTAACCGCTATAAAACAACGAATTGAGAAACGTTTAAAAGGAAAACCTTTAACGGCGG
Protein-coding sequences here:
- the folE gene encoding GTP cyclohydrolase I FolE; its protein translation is MITEVTLKEKELEQKLNGFSFEEIGDDHLYTGLETPMKPNAFAISDEEKKEKIASLFSEIMNVMGLDLTDDSLQGTPKRVAKMYIDEIFSGLNPANKPKVALFDNKYQYNQMLVEKNISFYSNCEHHFVPIIGKAHVAYISSGKIIGLSKLNRIVQYFAKRPQVQERLTNQIAEELKTILQTENVAVIIDAKHLCVSSRGIKDDTSSTVTSYFGGDFNSSEKIAELQNTLKY
- a CDS encoding TIGR03643 family protein, whose protein sequence is MQLDSIAIDRIIEMAWEDRTTFEAIQFQFGLKEQDVIDLMRRELKLKSFKNWRQRVQERKTKHDKLRVFKKGRFKCSRQRTITNNSISKR